A genomic stretch from Oncorhynchus gorbuscha isolate QuinsamMale2020 ecotype Even-year linkage group LG20, OgorEven_v1.0, whole genome shotgun sequence includes:
- the LOC124007056 gene encoding tRNA pseudouridine synthase A-like isoform X2 translates to MSEESGNVQNKPLKRVEEGDGESGEHIRKKLKSDVEQTGDERKHPKRKVVLLLAYSGKGYYGMQRNAGSSQFKTIEDELVTALIQSGCIPDNHGDDMKKMSFQRCARTDKGVSAAGQVVSLKLWMIEDIKEKLNSNLPPQIRVLGLKRVTGGFNSKNSCDARTYSYMLPTVAFAPKDYSTDNSIAFRLEPETLQRVNCLFGRYKGTHNFHNFTSQKAARDPSARRYITEMTCGEPFVRGGAEFAEITVRGQSFMMHQIRKMIGLVIAVVKGYSGDEVLKRSWGEEKVDVPKAPGLGLVLEKVHFDMYNKRFGGDGLHECLEWTEEEQAILAFKEEHIYPSIVETECQEGSMASWMATLPIHDFKATAKGAQDKDRGQDDDDEGNGSDSAL, encoded by the exons ATGAGTGAAGAGTCAGGGAATGTGCAGAACAAGCCACTGAAacgagtggaggagggagatggagagtcgGGTGAGCACATCAGAAAGAAGCTCAAGTCTGATGTAGAACAGACTGGCGATGAGAGGaaacaccccaaaagaaaagtGGTCCTGCTTTTGGCGTATTCAGGCAAAGGTTACTACGGTATGCAG AGAAATGCTGGATCTTCCCAGTTCAAAACCATTGAGGATGAGCTGGTTACAGCACTGATTCAGTCTGGGTGCATCCCAGACAACCATGGAGATGATATGAAAAAAATGTCATTCCAAAGATGTGCAAGAACGGACAAG GGTGTTTCTGCAGCAGGTCAAGTGGTCTCTCTAAAACTATGGATGATTGAAGACATAAAGGAAAAGCTCAACTCCAATCTTCCACCACAGATCCGAGTGCTGG GTCTGAAACGAGTGACTGGGGGCTTCAATTCTAAAAACAGCTGTGATGCCCGCACATACTCCTACATGCTTCCCACTGTGGCCTTCGCCCCAAAAGACTATAGCACTGACAATTCTATTGCATTCCGCCTGGAGCCAGAGACACTGCAGAGAGTCAATTGTCTGTTTGGCAGATACAAGGGCACTCATAACTTTCACAACTTCACCTCCCAGAAGGCCGCGCGGGACCCCAGCGCCCGCCGTTACATCACAGAGATGACCTGTGGCGAGCCCTTTGTGCGCGGCGGCGCTGAGTTTGCTGAGATTACTGTGCGTGGCCAGAGCTTCATGATGCATCAAATCCGGAAAATGATTGGCCTGGTGATAGCTGTGGTGAAGGGTTATTCTGGGGATGAGGTGTTAAAGCGAAGCTGGGGTGAGGAGAAGGTGGATGTGCCCAAGGCCCCTGGGCTGGGCCTGGTGCTCGAGAAGGTGCACTTTGACATGTATAACAAGCGCTTCGGCGGGGACGGCCTCCATGAGTGCCTGGAGTGGACTGAAGAGGAGCAGGCTATCTTGGCCTTCAAGGAGGAACACATCTACCCCAGCATTGTGGAGACGGAGTGCCAGGAAGGGTCCATGGCCAGCTGGATGGCCACACTGCCCATACATGACTTTAAGGCCACTGCAAAAGGGGCTCAGGATAAGGACAGGGGGCAG gatgatgatgatgagggtaATGGTTCAGATTCTGCACTTTGA
- the LOC124007056 gene encoding tRNA pseudouridine synthase A-like isoform X1 — translation MQKIRALIASPRVLSIKSNGWLYKCAGIRWIMSEESGNVQNKPLKRVEEGDGESGEHIRKKLKSDVEQTGDERKHPKRKVVLLLAYSGKGYYGMQRNAGSSQFKTIEDELVTALIQSGCIPDNHGDDMKKMSFQRCARTDKGVSAAGQVVSLKLWMIEDIKEKLNSNLPPQIRVLGLKRVTGGFNSKNSCDARTYSYMLPTVAFAPKDYSTDNSIAFRLEPETLQRVNCLFGRYKGTHNFHNFTSQKAARDPSARRYITEMTCGEPFVRGGAEFAEITVRGQSFMMHQIRKMIGLVIAVVKGYSGDEVLKRSWGEEKVDVPKAPGLGLVLEKVHFDMYNKRFGGDGLHECLEWTEEEQAILAFKEEHIYPSIVETECQEGSMASWMATLPIHDFKATAKGAQDKDRGQDDDDEGNGSDSAL, via the exons ATGCAGAAAATTCGAGCCTTGATAGCAAGTCCACGAGTGTTGAGTATCAAAAGCAACG GTTGGCTTTACAAGTGTGCAGGGATAAGGTGGATAATGAGTGAAGAGTCAGGGAATGTGCAGAACAAGCCACTGAAacgagtggaggagggagatggagagtcgGGTGAGCACATCAGAAAGAAGCTCAAGTCTGATGTAGAACAGACTGGCGATGAGAGGaaacaccccaaaagaaaagtGGTCCTGCTTTTGGCGTATTCAGGCAAAGGTTACTACGGTATGCAG AGAAATGCTGGATCTTCCCAGTTCAAAACCATTGAGGATGAGCTGGTTACAGCACTGATTCAGTCTGGGTGCATCCCAGACAACCATGGAGATGATATGAAAAAAATGTCATTCCAAAGATGTGCAAGAACGGACAAG GGTGTTTCTGCAGCAGGTCAAGTGGTCTCTCTAAAACTATGGATGATTGAAGACATAAAGGAAAAGCTCAACTCCAATCTTCCACCACAGATCCGAGTGCTGG GTCTGAAACGAGTGACTGGGGGCTTCAATTCTAAAAACAGCTGTGATGCCCGCACATACTCCTACATGCTTCCCACTGTGGCCTTCGCCCCAAAAGACTATAGCACTGACAATTCTATTGCATTCCGCCTGGAGCCAGAGACACTGCAGAGAGTCAATTGTCTGTTTGGCAGATACAAGGGCACTCATAACTTTCACAACTTCACCTCCCAGAAGGCCGCGCGGGACCCCAGCGCCCGCCGTTACATCACAGAGATGACCTGTGGCGAGCCCTTTGTGCGCGGCGGCGCTGAGTTTGCTGAGATTACTGTGCGTGGCCAGAGCTTCATGATGCATCAAATCCGGAAAATGATTGGCCTGGTGATAGCTGTGGTGAAGGGTTATTCTGGGGATGAGGTGTTAAAGCGAAGCTGGGGTGAGGAGAAGGTGGATGTGCCCAAGGCCCCTGGGCTGGGCCTGGTGCTCGAGAAGGTGCACTTTGACATGTATAACAAGCGCTTCGGCGGGGACGGCCTCCATGAGTGCCTGGAGTGGACTGAAGAGGAGCAGGCTATCTTGGCCTTCAAGGAGGAACACATCTACCCCAGCATTGTGGAGACGGAGTGCCAGGAAGGGTCCATGGCCAGCTGGATGGCCACACTGCCCATACATGACTTTAAGGCCACTGCAAAAGGGGCTCAGGATAAGGACAGGGGGCAG gatgatgatgatgagggtaATGGTTCAGATTCTGCACTTTGA